In Massilia sp. METH4, the genomic window CCTTGATCGCCAGGTTGTTGCTTTCGGTGGCGCCGGAGGTCCAGATGATTTCACGCGGATCGGCATTGATCAGCGCCGCCACGTGGCCGCGCGCCTCTTCCACGGCCGCTTCCGCCGTCCAGCCGTACATGTGGCTGCGCGACGCCGGGTTGCCGAACTGCTCGCGCAGGTACGGGATCATCTTGTCCGCCACCCGCGGGTCGATCGGCGTGGTGGCCGAATAGTCCATGTAGATCGGGAAGTGCGGCGCGGTCTTGAAATCGACCGGTGCAACCTTGGGGACGTTTTTTTCAGGGGCGTTCATCTTTCACTCCAATGCAGTGCGGCGTGTGTGGGTTTATTTGGCCAAGGCGGCGGGCTCGTTGCGGTGCACGACCACCACGCTCTGCTCGGCATGCTTCTGTTTCTGCTGGTCGACCAGGTCCTGCAGCGAGACCGAGTCGAGGTAATCGACCATCTTTTCGTTCAGCGTGGTCCACAGTTCGTGGGTCATGCAGCGGGCGCCGTTGGCGTGGTCCGCGCCATGGCAGTTTTCCTTGCCACCGCACTGGGTCGCGTCCAGCGGCTCGTCGACGGCGATGATGATGTCGGCCACCGTCACCTTGTCGGCGCGGCGCGCCAGGCTGTAGCCGCCGCCCGGCCCACGGATCGATTCCACGATCTCGTGCCGGCGCAGCTTGCCGAACAACTGTTCCAGGTAAGACAGCGAAATGGCTTGCCGCTGGCTGATGCCAGAGAGCGTGACGGGACCTTTGCCCTGGCGCATCGCCAGGTCGATCATCGCCGTCACGGCAAAGCGGCCTTTGGTAGTCAGACGCATACGACCTCGATCAGCTCAAATTCTTGGTGCGTTATTGAATTCAGGTAAAATCTCGTGCTTCAGCCAATCGATCCCGCGGAAACACCCTGCGGCGCATCAGACAAAACCTGATTAGTTGAACGATTTAGTCAAGTATAACAGCTTCCAAAAATCCTTGCCGGGGGCGGCTTCGTTTTCGCTTGCAGGTCGCCCTGCGCCCTCGCCCCTTGCCGGTCCCGCCGAAAATCACTCTCGTTGCAACAACTGCAGCGGCCCGAACAGGGCGTGCATGTCCTTGTTCGCAATGAAGCTCAGGTTGTACGGGTGCTCGGCCACCGCCTGCGGCATGGCCCGCACCGCCGGCAGCTTGTTCAATTGCTCGGCAATCTTCCCCCACAGCACCAGCTTGGGACGCTCCGCGCGTGCCGCAAGGGCGTCGATCACGGTAGCGAAGAACGGCAGCCAGGCCTTGGCATCCTTGACGGGTGCCACGTGAGGCCGGAACACCAGCGAGGCGTTCAATAACAGGAAGCCGTGTCCCATCAGCCGCGCCTGCAGCTCGGCAAGCGTGCCGATGGCCGCCCCGCCGCGCGCCCGGGTGGCGCAAGCGGCCAGCGCGGTGCCGGCCGTGTCCGCCTCATGCAATTGCCCATCGGCCACCAGCAGCATCTTCATGAAGTTGCGCAGCGACGTGGCGCGGTTGACTCGCTTGGACAGGCCGCCGTCGGCCTCGTCCGACCACAGGCTGCCCACGGCCCCGTCCATGAAGCCGACACCGGTGGCACTTTCCTCGCGCGGATACGGCCCCTCCCCCACCAGCACATAGCGCACCCGCTCGAACGGCAGCGCGAACGCGGCGAACAGGCGCAGCTCGGTGGGCAGGTAGGAATCCTCGGCCAGTGCCGGCAGGTAGGCCGGATCGGCGGCGGCGATGGCTTCCAGGCCCTTTACCAGGACGGGATGCCAGGAGGGATCGGCCTTGTCGAGGGCGGAAAGGAAATGCTGGGGGATCGTCATGGCGCGGCGGGAAGGCAAAGGGCCGGATTTTACCGCAGCGCCCCGCCAGCGTTGCCTCGAAAATGGGGACAGACCCCATTTTTGAGGCAATAGTTGCCAGGAAATGGGGTACGTCCCCATTTTGAGGCAATAGTTGCCTGAAAAATGGGGTACGTCCCCATTTTTCAGGCAATGTTACCCGAAGGCACGAGTTCGGGTTTATTCAGGGCGGCCGAACAGGTCGTGGGCGTCCAGGATGGCGAAGGCGATTTCCGGGTGCGCTTCCAGGCAACGCCGGATCGCGGCGGGCACGGCCTGCCGGGTCTTGCGGCACAGGCCGGGCCGGGGCGACAACTCGATGGCGAAGCCGCGCATCGTGCGCACCTCGTTCGGGCCAGGTGTGATCTTCAGCGTCACGCCCAGCTGTTCCTCCAGGCGCTGGCCCACCCGCATCAGCTCGCCGTAAGTGCCGATCGCCTCGATCCGCGCGAGCAGCCGCTTTTCCTCCTCTTTCGTCAGACGCAGCACGCGCAGGTCCGCCTGCGGATCGTTCTCCAGCAGTTCGCGCTTGCAGTCGCAAGCGCCGGGCGGGCATTCCTTGCGGATCGGGAATGGCGGCGTCATGGTGTGGGTATCGATGGCGGAGGAAGTATCCTGCGCCCGCTTGGCCGTGTCAAACGCGTCGACTGTCCTCCAAGGCATGAAATGGCCCGCACGATCCAACGCCCCAGGATGCCGGGCGCTGCCAGCCATCGTGATATGGCCGGAACCGCGGCACGGCAGCAAGCCGCGCCAGAGCTATCGTCCCGTATGAGCCAGGCCCCCTTGCAGTCGATCGATGTACCGCCGCGCCGGCGTGAAAATGACGACAGTACGCGTGCCCGACCGCCGGACGCGCCATGACGTCGCCTGCGGCGGCGAATCATGGGCACGCGCCGGCTAGGGAAGCGCTGTTGCCGATCGCTCAAGTTCTTGACCAGGCGATATCAATTGATGGATGGGGACGCGATCATGTTGCAGCACCACCACGGATAATTTCCATAAAGAAACGCACCGAACGTGGCCGTGGTAGACTTTTTTCAGCGCCTTTTCACCAGCCACTCTCTTCCATCCAGCCTTCATCATGTCGATTCCGCGTCCCCTGCTGCTTGCCGGCTGCTGGCTGGTGCTGGTGTTTTCCCTCCTGCTCTCGAACACCGCGCAGGCGGGCGAACGCCGCGTGCTGGTGCTGTATTCGCTGGGGCCGGACGCCGCGTCGAATTGGCAGCGGCTGGTGCACAGCGGCCTGTACCAGGAGCTGGCCGGCCGCGGCCCCGAGAGCATGCCCGCGATGTACGAGGAACGGTTCGACGCGAGCCGGGTGGGCGCCGCGGCGGCCGGTGCCGGCATGGCACCCTACCTGGCTGCCAAGTACGCCGGTGTGGGCTTGAACGCCGTGGTGGCCGAGGGGCACGCCGCGGCCGGGTACCTGGCCGACCACCCCGAACTGTTTCCCGGCGTGCCGCGCTTCTATGTCAATCATGGGCGTCCCGGCTGGCGCCCGGCGGATGGCGCCGGAATCGATGCGGCGCCGGACTTCGCGCGCTCGGTCGGCATCGTGCCGCGCATCGCTCCGCAGGTGCGGCGCCTGATCGTGGTCGGCGACGGGAGCCCGCGCACCGGGGAGTGGATCGCCATGATCCAGGCGGCGTCGGCCCGCTACGCCGGCACGCTGTCGTTCGAATACTGGAGCGAGCGGGACTTCGACCGCCTCGCCCCCCGCCTGGCCTCGCTGGATGGGCGCAGCGCCCTGCTGCTGCTGGCCGCCGGCATGAGCGACATGGGTGGCCGGCTGGACCCGCAGGGTATCGCCCACCGCATCGTTGCCGCCAGTACGGTGCCCGTGTTCACGCACCTCGACTCATTGGTATTGCCGGGCATGGCGGGCGGCTACGTCGTCAGCGGCGAAGGCATCGGCCGGGTGATCGGCCGCATCATGCTGGGCCAGCGCACCGACGACGTGCCGCTGCAGCGCTACGTGTTCGACGTGCCCACCGCGAACCGGTACGGCCTGCGCAACCTCCCCGCCGAGGCGAAGCTGCTGAACCGCCCGGACAACGTCTGGGACCGTTACCGCTGGCAGATCGTCGCCGGCCTCACGCTGATCGTGTTGCAGGGCGCGCTGATCTGGGCACTGGTGGCCGCGCTGCGCGCACGCCGCCGCACGCTGGCAGCGCTGAACGACGAGCGCGACCATCTCGAAGAACGCGTCCAGCAGCGCACGGGCGAATTGCAGTGCGCGAACCGGCGCCTGGAACAGCTGGCCACGACCGACCCGCTGACCGGCATCGCCAACCGCCGCCACATGACCGAGCGCATCGCCGCCGAGCTGGAACGCGCATGCCGCTTCCGTCATCCGCTCTCCGTGCTCATGGTGGATATCGATCTCTTCAAGCGCATCAACGACACACATGGCCATGAAACCGGCGACCGGGCCATCGTGGCGGTGGCCAACCTGCTGACCGTCTCGCTGCGCGCCATCGACACGGCGGCCCGCTTCGGCGGCGAGGAATTCGTGGTGCTGATGCCGGAGACGGAAGAAGGGGTGGCCGCGCTGGCGGCGGAGCGGCTGCGCATGGCGGCTTCCATGCTGCGCGTGCGCACCGAGGATGGCGGCGAAGTCGGCCTGACGATCAGCATCGGCGTGACCTCGCTGGTCGACGGCGACACGCCATCGGCCTTGCTGCTGCGCTCGGACAAGGCGATGTACCGCGCCAAGCAGGCAGGCCGCGACCGGGTGGTGCGGTATTGACGGTCGCCCAGCATCCAGCCGTGCGACTTCGCCGTACAACTCTATAATGGCCATCCCGAAGCACTGACCTGCCCCGATGTCGCACAACACCATCGAAATCAACCGCGCGATGTCACGGTTCGACGGCCACCACAGCGTGTGGCTGTTTGGTTACGGTTCCCTGATCTGGAAGGCCGACTTCCCGTTCATCGAGCGACGCCCCGCCAGCATCGCGGGCTGGATGCGGCGTTTCTGGCAAGGCTCGCACGACCATCGCGGCACGCCGGACGCCCCGGGCCGCGTCGCCACGCTGGTGCCGCAGGAGGGCGCCGTTTGCCACGGCATGGCCTACCTGGTGACGCCGGAAGAATTCGCGCACCTCGACCATCGCGAAAAGAACGGCTACCTGCGGCTGCCGATCGACATCCGCTTCGATGGCGGCGGCAGCGAGGAAGGCCTCGTCTACATCGCCCGCCACGACAATGCCGCCTACCTGGGCGAAGCTTCGGAACTGGAGATCGCGCGGCACATCGCCGCCGCGCGCGGCCCGAGCGGGCCGAATGCGGAATACCTGCTGCATCTCGCGCAGGCGCTGCGCGAGATGGGGCACGAGGATGAGCACGTGTTTGCCATCGAGCGGCACCTTTTTGCGCTCGGCGCCGCGGCGCGGCGTCAGGCCGATCGCTGAACGGCAGCGGTCGCCTCACTCTGCACGGATTCCAGCCAGCGCCTGATTTCCTTCAGGACCAGTTTGGCGCCTTCGACGCGTATCGTCGAACTGTCGCGGATGCACAACGAAACCCGGCTTTCGGGCCAGCGCTGCCAGCGCGGGCTGCCGGAACCATAGCAACGGACCGAGTCGCCGGCACCCGTTTGCACGTATCCGGTGGCAACGATGTGCTCGTGCAGGAGATCGAACATATCGGTCGCACCGAAGACCGCGTTGATGTCCATCCTGCCCGGCAACAGTGCATACAGGGGAATGCTGGCGCTGACGACCACGCACGCCACGGTGAGCGCCAGCGGTGGCGCCGGATCCATGTGCGCCCCGATGGCAGCCAGGATCGCCAGGCCGGCCGCCACGATCGCGCCGAACATGAACAACTGGCTCTTCGACTGGACCGGCAGGAGATAACGCCAGGCCGGGTGCAAATGTACGATAGGCGATGCAATTGACTGCATGATCATGCTCCTCACTGGTAATCCCGCCGTTCGTCGAACGGCAGGGAACCGGCATTGGATCATGCAGCAAGGAAATAACGTTTGAGCGCCTTCAAGGGCGCGCGTGTTAGAACAGGCTCAGTTGCCCCATCGCCTCTGCCCGCTTCGCCTTCGCTCCCTGCGGCGGCACCACGACCGGCCGCCGGAACAGCGTGCAATCGAGCTGCTTGAAACGCGTACCGCGCCCCGCCATGCCGCAACGCTGCGTGGCTTTTTCGACACGCTGGCGTATCAGGTCGGCCCACAGCCCCTGGCCGGCCATGCGGGTGGCGAACGTGGCATCGTAATCCTTCCCACCGTGCATTTCGCGCACCCGGTTCATCACCCGCTGCGCCCGCTCGGGGAAATGCGCCTCCAGCCATTCCTTGAACAGCGGGTTGACTTCCCACGGCAGCCGCAGCACCACGTAGCTGGCTTGCACGGCGCCGGCATCGAATGCCGCCTCGATGATCTTTTCGATTTCCGGTTCCGTGACGAAGGGGATGATCGGTGCGACGGACACGCCGACGGGAATGCCAGCCTCGGCCAACGTGCGGATGGTGCGCAGGCGCCGCTCGGGCGCCGCAGCGCGCGGTTCCAGCGTGCGGGCGATCTTCGGATCGAGCGTGGTCAGCGTGATCGACGCCGCCGCCAGCCGCTTTTCGGCCATGGGCGCAAGAATGTCGATATCGCGCTCGATCAGCGACGATTTCGTGATCAGCCCCACCGGGTGCTGGCACTCCTGCAACACCTCGAGCACGCGGCGCGTGATTTGCAATTCCCGCTCCACCGGCTGATAGGCATCGGTATTGACGCCGAGCGCAATCGGCTCGACCGTATAACCGGGTTTCGACAGCTCGCTGCGCAGCAGATCCGGCGCGTTGACCTTCGCATACAGCTTGCTCTCGAAATCGAGCCCCGGCGACAGGCCCAGGTAGCTGTGCGAGGGCCGGGCGAAGCAATAGATGCAGCCATGCTCGCAGCCCCGATACGGGTTCAGCGACACCCCGAACGGAATATCCGGGGACTGGTTGCGCGACAGGATCGACTTCGCCGTTTCCTCGGTGACGTGGGTGCGCCAGGTGCGCGGTTCCTCGTCTTCGCGCAGCCAGCCGTCGTCGAACGCTTCGCGCACGTTCACTTCATAGCGCCCCTGCAGGTTCGTGACCGCGCCGCGCCCTTTCAGCGCCCGCAGCGAACGGGGCATCATGATGACTTGCTCGGCCTGGGGATCGAAATTGTCTCGGTGCATGAAGAACTCCGCGTTTCACTATTACTGTATGTATATACAGTATTCTAGGCCCGTTTTCAAGGGCTTGCAACCGCCGCGCGTGCGTTGACTAGACGCCAACTGGTATGATTCGCAATTGCCCGTCCGGCACCGGTCCGGACCCCACCCTACAAGAGCAATATGACTACGACTACTCCGTCCTTCCTGGCCAGGATTCCGCTGGCGTTCAGCGCCTTCTTCAAGACGCTGGGTAATGCCGAGTTCGCCGCCCGTTACCAGAACGACCAGGTCGGCCCGGTGGCCGCGCCGCCCGCGCCTGCTCCGGCACCCGCCCCTGTTCCTGCACCCGCGCCCGCGCCTGTCGCGCCGCCGCTGCGCGAAGCCACGCCGGACGCGGCTCTGCAACTGCTGTCGCTGCTGCAGCGCGAAGCGCGCCTGATCGACTTCACGCAGGAAAACCTGGCCGGCTACTCCGATGCCGACATCGGCGCCGCGGCGCGCGTCGTGCACGAGGGGTGCAGCAAGGTGCTGAAGGAACACTTCACGATCGAACCGGCGCGCGCCGAAGCCGAAGGCAGCCGCGTGACGCTGGAAGAAGGCTTCGATGCCGCCGCCGTGCGCCTGACCGGCAACGTGGTGGGCAAGCCGCCGTTCAAAGGCACGCTGAGCCACCGCGGCTGGCGCGCCACCGGCGTGCGCCTGCCGAAGCTGGCCGAGGCGCACGATGCGAAGATCCTGGCGCCGGCGGAGGTGGAACTGTGAACGACACGACCAAGGACACTGGTAACATCGCGCGCTACGCGATCGGCATCGACCTTGGCACCACGCACAGCGCGCTGTCCTATGTCGACCTGGCCGCCAGCGATGGCGAGAAGACGCAGCAGTCCGTGCTGGGCGTGCCCCAGCTGACCGCCCCGGGCACCGTGGAAAACCTGCCGCTGCTGCCCTCCTTCCTGTACCTGCCGCACCCCGACGAACTGGCGCCCGGCGAGCTGGCGCTGCCGTGGAGCACCGAGGGCGGCGAAGATGGCAAACGCGCCATCGCCGGCGAAATGGCGCGCAGCCGCGGCGCCACCACGCCGATCCGCCTCGTCTCCAGCGCCAAGAGCTGGCTGTGCCATCCCGGGGTGGACCGCCGCGCCGCGATCCTGCCCAACGATGCGCCGGAAGAAGTGACGCGGGTCTCGCCGCTGGAAGCTTCCACGCGCTACCTGGCCCACCTGCGCCAGGCATGGAATGCGGCGCACCCGGAAGCGCCGTTCGGCCAGCAGGCCGTGACGGTAACGATCCCCGCATCGTTCGACCCGGCCGCGCGCGAGCTGACCGCCGAGGCGGCGCGCGCCGCGGGCTATGACGGCGTGACCTTGCTGGAAGAACCCCAGGCCGCGCTGTACAGCTGGATCCAGGGCAGCGAAGGCCGCTGGCGCA contains:
- a CDS encoding DUF2760 domain-containing protein; translated protein: MTTTTPSFLARIPLAFSAFFKTLGNAEFAARYQNDQVGPVAAPPAPAPAPAPVPAPAPAPVAPPLREATPDAALQLLSLLQREARLIDFTQENLAGYSDADIGAAARVVHEGCSKVLKEHFTIEPARAEAEGSRVTLEEGFDAAAVRLTGNVVGKPPFKGTLSHRGWRATGVRLPKLAEAHDAKILAPAEVEL
- the iscR gene encoding Fe-S cluster assembly transcriptional regulator IscR; this translates as MRLTTKGRFAVTAMIDLAMRQGKGPVTLSGISQRQAISLSYLEQLFGKLRRHEIVESIRGPGGGYSLARRADKVTVADIIIAVDEPLDATQCGGKENCHGADHANGARCMTHELWTTLNEKMVDYLDSVSLQDLVDQQKQKHAEQSVVVVHRNEPAALAK
- a CDS encoding diguanylate cyclase, which codes for MSIPRPLLLAGCWLVLVFSLLLSNTAQAGERRVLVLYSLGPDAASNWQRLVHSGLYQELAGRGPESMPAMYEERFDASRVGAAAAGAGMAPYLAAKYAGVGLNAVVAEGHAAAGYLADHPELFPGVPRFYVNHGRPGWRPADGAGIDAAPDFARSVGIVPRIAPQVRRLIVVGDGSPRTGEWIAMIQAASARYAGTLSFEYWSERDFDRLAPRLASLDGRSALLLLAAGMSDMGGRLDPQGIAHRIVAASTVPVFTHLDSLVLPGMAGGYVVSGEGIGRVIGRIMLGQRTDDVPLQRYVFDVPTANRYGLRNLPAEAKLLNRPDNVWDRYRWQIVAGLTLIVLQGALIWALVAALRARRRTLAALNDERDHLEERVQQRTGELQCANRRLEQLATTDPLTGIANRRHMTERIAAELERACRFRHPLSVLMVDIDLFKRINDTHGHETGDRAIVAVANLLTVSLRAIDTAARFGGEEFVVLMPETEEGVAALAAERLRMAASMLRVRTEDGGEVGLTISIGVTSLVDGDTPSALLLRSDKAMYRAKQAGRDRVVRY
- a CDS encoding uracil-DNA glycosylase, coding for MTIPQHFLSALDKADPSWHPVLVKGLEAIAAADPAYLPALAEDSYLPTELRLFAAFALPFERVRYVLVGEGPYPREESATGVGFMDGAVGSLWSDEADGGLSKRVNRATSLRNFMKMLLVADGQLHEADTAGTALAACATRARGGAAIGTLAELQARLMGHGFLLLNASLVFRPHVAPVKDAKAWLPFFATVIDALAARAERPKLVLWGKIAEQLNKLPAVRAMPQAVAEHPYNLSFIANKDMHALFGPLQLLQRE
- a CDS encoding gamma-glutamylcyclotransferase; amino-acid sequence: MSHNTIEINRAMSRFDGHHSVWLFGYGSLIWKADFPFIERRPASIAGWMRRFWQGSHDHRGTPDAPGRVATLVPQEGAVCHGMAYLVTPEEFAHLDHREKNGYLRLPIDIRFDGGGSEEGLVYIARHDNAAYLGEASELEIARHIAAARGPSGPNAEYLLHLAQALREMGHEDEHVFAIERHLFALGAAARRQADR
- a CDS encoding PA0069 family radical SAM protein; its protein translation is MMPRSLRALKGRGAVTNLQGRYEVNVREAFDDGWLREDEEPRTWRTHVTEETAKSILSRNQSPDIPFGVSLNPYRGCEHGCIYCFARPSHSYLGLSPGLDFESKLYAKVNAPDLLRSELSKPGYTVEPIALGVNTDAYQPVERELQITRRVLEVLQECQHPVGLITKSSLIERDIDILAPMAEKRLAAASITLTTLDPKIARTLEPRAAAPERRLRTIRTLAEAGIPVGVSVAPIIPFVTEPEIEKIIEAAFDAGAVQASYVVLRLPWEVNPLFKEWLEAHFPERAQRVMNRVREMHGGKDYDATFATRMAGQGLWADLIRQRVEKATQRCGMAGRGTRFKQLDCTLFRRPVVVPPQGAKAKRAEAMGQLSLF